TAACCGCGTCTTCTAAAACCAATAGATACGAGGCGTCTTGTGTAACCTCTAGCGTAATTTCCGTACTACTGCTTGCTGGTTCCTCTGGTGTCACATCCGCGCTGGGACTTAAAACTGCCGCAGTATTTACTAAAACTTTTCTTTCTACCTTAGAAACCTTTCCCAGTTTGTTAGTGGCTGTAATATTTATAATATTTAAACCCAAAGAAAGCGAAACCGGCGTGGCAAAGGATCCCTCCTCTCCTAAAAGAACCTGCTGTCCATTAATTGCAATTGTCGCGTCTTTATCGGTCTTGCCAAAAATGTTTATGACCTGCTGATCTTGAGAAACATCGCTGGCGGGACTTTCTACTTTTAAATATGGCGCTTGAGAAAACGAGCGGTATTGAATATAGACATAGGAAAAAAATCCCAAAAGCAAAAGCGTTACCAAAACCGTCATAACTGTACCCGAAGTAATAACAAACTGCTTAAAAAAATTCTGTCCTGCCAACCTTCTTCCTTTTTGATTAAGAGCTTTTTCGTCTACCTCGCGTCTTAAAAAAGCTAGGGTATCTTCCTTATTTAAGCCTAAAAACTCGGCATAATTTCGCAAAAACCCCTTTAGTTGAATGCTACTGGCAAAAATAGCGTAATTGGCTTCTTCTAGCGCTCTAAGATAGCGCTGGTGGATTTTAAGTTGTCTCGAAGCGTCTTCAATTAAAAAACCTTGTTCGAGGCGTTTTTGTTTTAAAATTTCGCTAACCGATTTCATGAGGTTTTGCCCGAAGAGGCCAGGTATTCTTCGGCATCAGCAATTAAAACTTCGCGGGGCTTGCTTCCTGTAGCGCTAGATACAATCCCTTGCGCTTCTAGCTCATCCAACAATCTTGCGGCTCTAGCATATCCAATACTTAGCTTGCGTTGCAGTAAGGACGACGAGGCTTTATTGTGCAAACAAACCAATCTTATCGCT
The Patescibacteria group bacterium genome window above contains:
- a CDS encoding helix-turn-helix domain-containing protein, whose amino-acid sequence is MKSVSEILKQKRLEQGFLIEDASRQLKIHQRYLRALEEANYAIFASSIQLKGFLRNYAEFLGLNKEDTLAFLRREVDEKALNQKGRRLAGQNFFKQFVITSGTVMTVLVTLLLLGFFSYVYIQYRSFSQAPYLKVESPASDVSQDQQVINIFGKTDKDATIAINGQQVLLGEEGSFATPVSLSLGLNIINITATNKLGKVSKVERKVLVNTAAVLSPSADVTPEEPASSSTEITLEVTQDASYLLVLEDAVKVFDGVVLSGVKLTFSPQAELQIKAGNAGVVRVTKNGEDLGVLGKAGEVVETTYTVDSHLPEP